The following are encoded together in the Proteiniphilum saccharofermentans genome:
- a CDS encoding DEAD/DEAH box helicase — MKYKGKNIEIIGSKTLFGKETHWIRILEDNSFAQVLSSDLDDDLNRNSNRGLAYVRYMAIAARIKEEMAQKRLLAPYESSLIPLPHQILVLEKVMQGIQTRFLLADEVGMGKTIEAGLVIKEKKLRGEITRILLIVPKSAMLQWQQELREHFNENFHIYNSGFISGMARTFAGFEAEEELNFWKQHHQIIVSTDALKPLSARQGWSQEKIDEYNKYRLEAVVNAEFDMVIIDEAHRMGGSTAQVSRYQLAETLCNAVPNVLLLTATPHRGKSDHFRRVLKLIDADAFPGDGMPSIEEIEPYVMRSEKRYAVDYDGKKLFQQRMTIRLDVPLDETYHRLQIDLYNHVTNYVRYCFGRAKRGNRNATGLVMVMMQKLASSSTAAILAAMETRLWRLQHGETDDDIDDYDEEGVVDFDDLDTNDFSVAMQDNGFFNEETALQKLIVEARTCLETEQDAKATALVRKIYKLQDKYNNSQLKVLVFTEFRKTQGYLKKILEGAGLTTVEIHGSMDLAERQQALVKFKNEANVMVATDAAGESLNMQFCHIVFNYDLPWNPMAIEQRIGRVDRIGQKFPVVAFNMLTNNTVDTRVYEIIVEKLDAILQELGIDKTNDVLDSTIDMKQVNHLYLQSLLDPHRFDFASDKWLFEIKSKLNDYKSTEGILPVFTGDDIKKESAGEIKYSPLPVWLEELMDLYTMSEKGKIVKRLSGVSEYAINGYRLEAVFEADKLGDNPGSEHLTLQHPVVKRILDEMDGNIQTMVPVIVSKNGGETCGYLTLWKVLAKNNYETKTTYSAQFITDAGRVFAPYGNDVWNRLVQEKNSFQYVGETECNLAIEENQALNNNLHALFHRMEAEIQNVLQARAEKKLKAWSYAENRLNRIGIENIRNAKLRKLTTEKEEWKSAFAKGLSVVPDVNHILTVRIDG, encoded by the coding sequence ATGAAATATAAAGGCAAAAATATAGAGATAATAGGTAGTAAGACGCTATTTGGCAAGGAAACTCACTGGATTCGTATCCTGGAAGATAACAGTTTTGCCCAAGTGCTTAGTTCTGATCTGGATGATGATCTGAACAGGAACTCCAACAGGGGTCTGGCATACGTTCGTTATATGGCTATAGCGGCACGTATCAAAGAGGAAATGGCTCAAAAGCGATTGTTGGCCCCTTATGAAAGTAGCCTTATTCCTTTGCCACACCAAATACTGGTATTGGAGAAAGTAATGCAGGGTATTCAAACCCGTTTTTTGTTGGCAGATGAAGTGGGCATGGGAAAGACCATTGAAGCTGGACTTGTGATAAAGGAGAAGAAATTGCGCGGCGAGATAACGCGAATCTTGTTGATTGTGCCTAAATCGGCTATGCTTCAGTGGCAACAGGAGTTGAGGGAGCACTTCAACGAGAACTTCCATATCTACAACAGTGGTTTTATTTCGGGGATGGCTCGTACTTTTGCCGGATTTGAAGCAGAAGAGGAGTTGAATTTCTGGAAACAGCATCATCAAATCATAGTCTCTACTGATGCTTTGAAGCCATTGTCAGCTCGACAAGGATGGAGCCAGGAGAAAATTGATGAATACAACAAGTATCGCCTGGAAGCCGTGGTGAATGCTGAATTTGACATGGTTATTATTGATGAAGCCCATCGCATGGGTGGAAGTACGGCACAGGTATCTCGCTATCAATTGGCCGAAACACTATGCAATGCAGTGCCGAACGTGTTGCTTCTCACCGCTACTCCCCATCGCGGCAAGAGCGATCATTTCCGCAGAGTGCTCAAATTGATTGATGCCGACGCTTTCCCGGGAGACGGAATGCCGAGTATTGAAGAGATTGAGCCTTACGTGATGCGTTCAGAAAAACGATATGCGGTGGATTATGACGGGAAGAAACTTTTTCAGCAGCGAATGACCATACGATTGGATGTTCCACTCGACGAAACATATCATCGCTTACAGATAGATTTATACAATCATGTAACCAACTATGTGAGGTATTGTTTTGGACGTGCCAAGCGAGGTAATAGGAATGCTACAGGACTGGTGATGGTGATGATGCAAAAGTTGGCAAGTAGCAGTACGGCCGCTATTTTGGCTGCCATGGAAACTCGTTTGTGGAGGTTGCAACATGGTGAAACGGATGATGACATTGACGACTATGATGAAGAGGGTGTAGTCGACTTTGATGATTTAGATACGAACGACTTTTCGGTTGCAATGCAGGATAATGGCTTTTTCAATGAAGAAACAGCACTCCAAAAATTGATCGTGGAGGCACGCACCTGCCTGGAAACAGAACAAGATGCCAAAGCGACAGCTTTGGTTCGGAAAATCTATAAACTGCAAGACAAGTACAACAATTCTCAGTTAAAAGTACTGGTGTTTACCGAGTTTCGCAAGACACAGGGCTATCTGAAAAAAATCCTTGAAGGTGCAGGATTGACTACGGTGGAAATACATGGCAGCATGGATTTGGCGGAACGACAACAGGCGCTTGTGAAATTTAAGAACGAAGCCAATGTGATGGTGGCAACGGATGCGGCGGGTGAATCGTTGAATATGCAGTTTTGCCACATCGTTTTCAATTATGATTTACCTTGGAATCCAATGGCCATAGAACAACGCATCGGACGTGTAGATCGTATTGGTCAGAAATTTCCGGTAGTTGCTTTCAATATGTTGACCAATAACACGGTCGACACCAGAGTATATGAGATTATCGTGGAGAAATTGGATGCCATACTGCAAGAATTGGGAATTGACAAAACCAATGATGTACTGGACTCTACGATCGATATGAAGCAGGTAAATCATCTTTATCTGCAATCATTGCTCGATCCCCATCGATTTGATTTTGCCAGTGACAAATGGCTTTTTGAGATAAAAAGCAAACTCAACGATTATAAATCTACGGAAGGTATTTTACCTGTTTTTACAGGAGATGATATAAAAAAGGAAAGTGCCGGTGAAATAAAATACAGTCCGCTTCCTGTATGGCTGGAAGAGTTGATGGATCTTTACACGATGAGTGAAAAGGGTAAAATTGTGAAGCGATTGTCCGGCGTTTCCGAATACGCCATCAACGGATATCGACTGGAAGCTGTATTTGAGGCAGACAAACTGGGTGATAATCCTGGCTCGGAACATCTTACTTTGCAACATCCCGTCGTGAAACGAATTCTGGATGAGATGGATGGGAATATTCAAACGATGGTTCCTGTAATTGTGTCTAAAAATGGTGGTGAGACATGTGGCTATCTGACCTTATGGAAAGTGTTGGCCAAAAACAACTACGAAACCAAAACAACTTATTCTGCTCAGTTTATTACCGATGCGGGCAGGGTATTTGCTCCCTACGGCAATGATGTGTGGAATAGATTGGTGCAAGAGAAAAACAGTTTTCAATATGTGGGTGAAACAGAATGCAATCTGGCTATAGAGGAAAACCAAGCCTTAAACAATAATCTTCATGCCTTGTTCCATCGGATGGAAGCCGAAATTCAAAACGTTTTGCAAGCAAGAGCAGAGAAAAAACTGAAGGCTTGGAGTTATGCAGAGAATCGGCTCAACCGCATTGGCATTGAAAACATTAGAAATGCCAAGTTACGAAAGCTGACTACAGAAAAAGAAGAGTGGAAAAGTGCTTTTGCCAAAGGGCTTAGCGTGGTGCCCGACGTGAATCATATCTTAACCGTAAGAATTGATGGATGA
- a CDS encoding RNA-binding domain-containing protein: MTREELNELLQTDENFRIERTASTSNMDKFQEAICAFSNDLPGSGKKGYLLIGVNDDGSVSGLKVDDALVKKISGIRSDGNILPLPVMSTEKVETEKGDVLAVAVTPSLFTPVRYRGRVFVRIGPRKDIASAEEERILTERNAAHLATFDVMPCREATLDDIDTDIIKQQYFPQAIDTETLETDTRSFTEQMASLRLYNKQYDCPTMAAIILFGKQPKYFMPGCYVQYVRFEGTTKAGKIINEKEFKGGLTTLLPRLESFVADAIVTQRPEEISLLREKTVTNYPGGALRELLMNACMHRDYQSNTPIRLYQFDNRIEIMNAGGLYGEARPENFPHVNAYRNPIVAEAMKVMKYVNMFNRGISRVQEYLQTNGSKPAHFNVNKLTVFEVVVMDANVTALERTHDELRTKLAQLDDNFKIRVKSLICNINRDYYSARELQLRMNSAQTPLELRTSSARYFMVHILKPAIELGWIAPLYADTPHHPKQKYKLTELGITMKVILSEENHEI, translated from the coding sequence ATGACCAGGGAAGAGTTGAACGAGTTGTTGCAAACGGATGAAAATTTTCGCATAGAACGTACTGCTTCCACTTCCAACATGGATAAGTTTCAGGAGGCAATCTGTGCTTTTTCCAATGATCTTCCCGGTTCCGGGAAGAAAGGCTACCTGCTTATAGGTGTCAATGATGATGGTTCGGTGAGCGGACTTAAAGTGGATGATGCCCTGGTAAAAAAGATTTCCGGAATTCGTTCAGACGGCAACATCCTCCCTTTACCTGTAATGAGTACAGAAAAGGTAGAAACCGAAAAAGGCGATGTGCTTGCCGTCGCAGTTACTCCTTCTCTCTTCACTCCTGTCCGCTACCGAGGTCGCGTTTTCGTACGCATCGGCCCACGTAAGGATATCGCTTCGGCTGAAGAAGAACGGATCCTCACCGAACGAAATGCTGCACATCTAGCCACTTTCGATGTAATGCCCTGCCGAGAAGCAACATTGGATGATATTGATACAGATATCATCAAACAGCAATATTTTCCTCAAGCCATCGATACCGAAACACTCGAAACAGATACTCGTAGTTTTACGGAACAGATGGCCTCTCTACGCTTATACAACAAGCAATATGATTGTCCCACAATGGCAGCAATCATACTTTTTGGTAAACAGCCTAAATATTTTATGCCGGGTTGTTATGTGCAATATGTTCGTTTTGAGGGAACAACAAAGGCCGGCAAAATCATCAACGAAAAAGAATTTAAAGGAGGATTAACAACTTTGTTACCTCGATTAGAATCATTCGTAGCCGATGCTATTGTTACGCAACGACCGGAAGAAATAAGTCTGCTACGCGAAAAAACGGTTACAAACTACCCCGGAGGAGCTTTACGTGAACTTTTGATGAATGCCTGCATGCACAGAGATTATCAGTCAAACACTCCCATTCGACTCTATCAGTTTGACAACCGCATTGAAATTATGAATGCTGGCGGACTGTATGGCGAAGCTCGTCCGGAAAACTTCCCCCATGTGAATGCCTACCGCAATCCTATCGTGGCAGAAGCAATGAAGGTAATGAAGTACGTAAATATGTTCAATCGAGGCATAAGCCGGGTGCAGGAATACCTTCAAACCAATGGTTCTAAGCCGGCACATTTTAATGTAAATAAATTAACCGTCTTTGAAGTGGTGGTTATGGATGCTAACGTTACGGCTTTAGAGCGAACTCATGATGAACTCCGCACGAAGTTGGCACAACTTGACGACAACTTCAAAATTCGCGTTAAATCACTGATATGCAACATCAATAGGGACTATTATAGTGCGAGAGAATTGCAACTTCGTATGAACTCCGCACAAACTCCGCTCGAACTCCGCACGAGCTCCGCACGCTATTTTATGGTGCATATTCTTAAACCGGCTATCGAGCTTGGTTGGATAGCCCCTCTCTATGCAGACACCCCCCACCACCCCAAACAAAAATATAAACTTACGGAGTTGGGCATTACAATGAAAGTTATTCTTTCAGAGGAGAACCATGAAATATAA
- a CDS encoding DNA methyltransferase: MSNKDPRLFLDDEFEETSLNPEPVVCFGMEFPCEEARRDYFREELRKKLPELKKIEGFPIGEDDDIINLSDPPYYTACPNPWLNDFIGEWEKEKEQLQAEGKRQARFEVKEPYAADVSEGKNNPIYMAHAYHTKVPHPAIMRYILHYTQPGDIVFDGFAGTGMTGVAAQLCGSKEDVDALGEKNAKVGVRKAICSDLSPIASLIAASYNLKFDVHSFAKKAKAILNRVEDELGWMYETEVDGKKAKINYTIWSDVFVCPSCGQEITLWNEAVNLQEKQIKDTFPCPHCGATCSKKNMDKAWETSYDSLLNKTVTMNKKVPVRVNYTCNGRRGERDVVQSDLKLFKKIDGIDISDLSSIRMPEGDESRRNDRIGITHAHQFYSKRNFIYLSRVLELAKGDIFLQIWLTSVLQRTTKSYKFTLDRKFGILTGTLYVPSLNVELNPINILNRKIKDISAMEYLTRGNAIVSINSATELHSLSDASIDYIFTDPPFGANIMYSELSCIWESWIKVMTNTKEEAIINNVQQKSLFEYQTLMNRSFQEYYRVLKPGKWITIEFSNTSASVWNSIQNALQGVGFIVVNVAALDKKQGSFKAVTTTTAVKQDLVITCYKPSKELTFKLEGSLDKSANAMDFIEELLLHLPIHQEKDNSTTAVVERSPKILYDRLISYYVRHGYAIPMDAQEFQKSLHDRFIERDGMFFTASQALEYEDKKSKTTGIVPMALFIGSEAEGIEWLKRELETPQTYSELQPEWMKNMTPTKKGDILPELSEILEDNFIKDADGKWRKPDAEKAADMEIMRGRKMMKEYNMYLEQAQKPKARRMRDTRLEVLRYGFKECYKQKDYQAIITVGDHIQESLLQEDEILLQYYDIAVSRV, from the coding sequence ATGAGCAATAAAGACCCCAGGCTGTTTCTTGATGATGAATTTGAGGAGACCAGTTTAAACCCCGAACCCGTAGTTTGCTTTGGAATGGAATTTCCATGTGAAGAGGCTCGTCGGGATTATTTTCGGGAAGAGCTTCGCAAGAAACTGCCGGAACTAAAAAAGATAGAAGGCTTTCCTATTGGAGAGGATGATGACATTATCAATCTCTCTGATCCCCCCTATTATACAGCTTGTCCCAACCCCTGGTTAAATGATTTTATTGGGGAATGGGAAAAAGAAAAAGAACAACTTCAGGCAGAAGGGAAACGACAGGCCCGTTTTGAAGTGAAAGAGCCATATGCCGCAGATGTCAGTGAAGGGAAAAACAATCCCATTTATATGGCTCATGCTTATCATACCAAGGTTCCTCATCCGGCGATTATGCGATATATATTGCATTATACCCAACCGGGAGATATTGTATTTGATGGGTTTGCCGGAACGGGCATGACGGGAGTGGCAGCTCAGCTTTGCGGTTCTAAAGAAGATGTGGATGCGTTGGGAGAGAAAAATGCCAAAGTAGGTGTCCGCAAAGCTATTTGTTCCGACCTTTCTCCAATCGCATCGCTTATAGCTGCTTCTTACAACCTAAAATTCGATGTACATTCTTTTGCAAAAAAAGCTAAAGCAATACTCAATCGAGTGGAAGATGAGTTGGGTTGGATGTACGAAACAGAGGTTGACGGGAAAAAAGCAAAGATTAATTACACTATTTGGAGTGATGTTTTTGTTTGTCCATCGTGTGGACAAGAAATTACGCTATGGAATGAAGCCGTTAATCTTCAGGAAAAACAAATTAAAGACACTTTTCCTTGCCCGCATTGTGGCGCTACCTGTTCCAAAAAAAACATGGATAAAGCCTGGGAAACATCGTATGATTCCTTGTTGAATAAGACTGTAACCATGAACAAAAAAGTTCCGGTTAGGGTGAATTATACCTGTAATGGGAGACGCGGGGAACGAGATGTTGTACAATCTGATTTAAAATTATTTAAAAAAATTGATGGAATTGATATCTCAGATTTGTCTTCAATAAGGATGCCTGAAGGAGATGAATCCCGGCGAAATGACAGAATTGGAATAACTCATGCTCATCAATTCTATTCAAAAAGAAACTTTATCTATTTAAGTCGAGTTTTAGAATTGGCTAAAGGAGATATTTTTCTTCAAATATGGTTGACCTCAGTATTACAAAGAACGACAAAAAGCTATAAATTTACTCTGGATAGAAAATTTGGAATATTAACCGGCACGCTCTATGTTCCATCTTTAAATGTTGAATTAAATCCTATTAATATTCTGAATAGAAAAATTAAAGATATAAGTGCTATGGAGTATTTGACACGAGGTAATGCTATTGTCAGCATTAATTCGGCAACTGAGCTTCATAGCCTTTCAGATGCTTCCATAGATTATATCTTCACGGACCCACCCTTTGGGGCAAATATTATGTATTCTGAATTAAGTTGTATTTGGGAGTCTTGGATAAAAGTAATGACCAATACTAAGGAAGAAGCCATTATAAATAACGTTCAGCAGAAATCACTATTTGAATACCAGACATTAATGAACCGCTCTTTTCAAGAGTATTACAGGGTATTAAAACCGGGAAAGTGGATTACCATAGAATTTAGCAATACGTCTGCTTCAGTGTGGAATTCAATTCAAAATGCTTTGCAGGGAGTTGGGTTCATCGTGGTGAATGTTGCAGCACTCGATAAAAAACAAGGTTCTTTTAAAGCAGTAACGACTACAACTGCCGTGAAGCAAGATCTTGTTATTACTTGCTACAAACCTTCAAAAGAATTGACATTCAAATTGGAGGGTTCCTTGGACAAATCTGCCAATGCAATGGATTTTATAGAAGAATTGTTGTTACATCTACCAATACATCAAGAAAAAGACAATTCAACGACTGCTGTAGTGGAACGCAGCCCCAAAATTCTCTATGACAGACTTATTTCCTACTATGTGCGACACGGTTATGCCATTCCCATGGATGCCCAGGAATTTCAAAAAAGTCTTCACGATCGGTTTATTGAGCGCGATGGGATGTTCTTTACGGCTTCTCAAGCACTGGAATATGAAGACAAAAAGAGTAAGACGACAGGTATTGTGCCAATGGCTTTGTTTATAGGTAGCGAAGCAGAAGGCATTGAATGGTTGAAGCGTGAATTGGAAACACCCCAAACCTATTCAGAATTGCAACCTGAATGGATGAAAAATATGACTCCCACTAAGAAAGGTGATATTCTTCCTGAGCTATCTGAAATTCTGGAAGATAACTTCATCAAAGACGCTGATGGCAAATGGCGCAAGCCGGATGCCGAAAAGGCTGCCGATATGGAGATTATGCGGGGAAGAAAGATGATGAAAGAATATAATATGTATCTGGAACAAGCACAAAAGCCAAAGGCTAGGCGGATGAGAGATACCCGTCTCGAAGTGCTTCGCTATGGGTTCAAGGAGTGTTACAAGCAAAAGGACTACCAGGCAATTATCACAGTGGGCGACCACATACAGGAGTCTCTGCTTCAAGAAGATGAGATTCTGCTCCAATATTATGATATTGCTGTTTCAAGAGTGTAA
- a CDS encoding DUF6079 family protein encodes MKYRDLIQFDPIDEIIKFGKLDNEDYREKLVRNFVCSSAFENYIIPQICAKLDLNATTETKGIQIVGNYGTGKSHLMSLFSIIAENADYLPLLQSEKAKEWLKTIAGKYMVYRFELGNHQELWDIVTYKIDAALAQWGVDYSISDDNSPKSYSEKMECMLAAFEEKYPDKGFMLVIDEMLSYLKGRSESAKLNRDLMVLQALGQMSDRTHFRMVFGVQELVYRSPEFQFAKDMLGRVNERYVDLTIQKEDVQFIVQQRLLQKNEHQKAQIRQHLSQFTVMFPNMNNNLDTYVNLYPVHPSYFDNFSLIRIGKSQREVLRTLSQRFESMIDDDVPRDEPGLICYDSYWKDMQNSVDLKADPDVSKVSDITGLVDQKIRDNFTKGLAPKRALAHRIVAAAAIKMLQAELSHHNGVTAESLANDLCHVDRTCENYDELVDLAFTRTLDAIVSATIGQYFEKGENNEYHLRIEGGVNYEQKVKDYAVQMGDSQKDEYFYMFLAEVLPVEGETYRRNFRIWAHNIEWLSRKCNRAGYIFMGNPNDRSTTQPQQHFYIYFMPVFDRVGKSYPAEKDSIFFLMDDLSDEFKQKVTLYGSALAQEGSASSDEKPRYKQLREKFFKEARELFNQQFLTKTMVEYLGEKHPMQAMQGAQAESKIDAINAVTSYIMEPHFETENPYYPKFSNLQQPLTQDNRENLLRSARAKIASPATINRNGEAILMGLGLWEDGRLATDHSQYARSLRQKLEAKGGQVLNRDEILELFFDETHEYISSDFHIEADLQMLVMATMAALGEIEIVLQGGTRINASNIADINKLNPQDNYTFSNICPPKNLNAALVRELMLGLLGADRTNELDSPNSSVFADLLSKAQTVENQVVKLQHKIQGGYRFAGDIEVISSEEASEFDKELVRLKGICNQLQRYNTKAKMRNIDWSIDVVKKAMNGTLRKLDDTERMLEELNVFKDMIGYLRTALSNINEPNLKEDIIAGISNIKEVIGQDKTVVDNYKSELKTLKERYADWYMSEYLKAHISEIDYSKAQKLRANDYKQVCDTIRDAPFINPSRYDAWLRKLALLQVVNPTVSKQTILSMPTAPDGFNPTLQREPLPQIGDLQDELNEIYAEYEQQFRDALDDPTTKRNQEMLSHQEKTMIQQFADGVIKLNRQYAHPLIEIITKLQRSFTKIEINHGDMLRIFSKPMTKQQAIEALAEYIEAQSRGHRPEDVRIIIK; translated from the coding sequence ATGAAATATAGAGACCTGATACAATTCGACCCGATTGATGAAATCATCAAGTTTGGGAAACTCGACAATGAAGACTATCGTGAGAAGCTGGTGAGGAATTTTGTATGTTCCAGTGCATTTGAGAACTACATTATACCGCAGATTTGTGCAAAACTCGATTTGAATGCCACTACCGAGACAAAGGGTATCCAGATTGTGGGTAACTACGGTACCGGTAAATCCCACTTGATGTCGTTGTTCTCGATTATTGCGGAGAATGCTGACTACTTGCCCTTGCTGCAAAGCGAGAAAGCAAAGGAATGGCTCAAAACAATAGCCGGGAAATATATGGTTTATCGGTTTGAATTGGGCAATCATCAGGAATTGTGGGATATTGTCACTTACAAGATTGATGCGGCTTTGGCGCAATGGGGTGTTGATTATTCCATATCAGATGACAATTCTCCTAAATCCTATTCTGAAAAGATGGAGTGTATGCTGGCTGCCTTTGAGGAAAAATATCCAGATAAAGGTTTTATGCTGGTCATCGATGAGATGTTATCCTATTTAAAAGGTCGTAGTGAATCTGCTAAGTTGAATCGTGATTTGATGGTCTTACAGGCATTGGGTCAAATGAGTGATCGTACTCATTTCCGAATGGTATTCGGTGTGCAGGAACTTGTTTATCGCTCTCCCGAATTTCAGTTTGCCAAGGATATGCTGGGACGTGTCAATGAACGGTATGTTGACCTCACCATTCAGAAAGAAGATGTGCAGTTCATCGTGCAACAGCGTTTGTTACAAAAGAATGAGCATCAGAAAGCACAAATCCGCCAGCATCTGTCGCAGTTTACAGTCATGTTTCCAAATATGAATAATAACCTGGATACTTATGTCAACTTGTATCCCGTGCATCCGAGTTATTTTGATAATTTTTCATTGATCCGCATCGGCAAGAGTCAGCGTGAGGTATTGAGAACACTGTCTCAGAGGTTTGAAAGTATGATTGATGATGATGTGCCGAGAGATGAACCCGGACTTATCTGTTATGATTCCTATTGGAAAGATATGCAAAATAGTGTCGATCTAAAGGCTGACCCTGATGTGAGTAAGGTAAGCGATATTACGGGACTGGTAGATCAAAAGATAAGAGATAACTTTACAAAGGGTCTTGCTCCTAAAAGAGCGTTGGCTCATCGTATTGTAGCCGCTGCGGCCATCAAGATGCTTCAAGCGGAACTCAGTCACCACAATGGAGTTACTGCCGAGTCTTTGGCCAACGACCTTTGCCATGTCGATCGTACTTGTGAAAACTACGATGAGTTGGTGGATCTGGCATTTACCCGGACATTGGATGCTATTGTTTCGGCTACCATCGGACAATATTTTGAGAAAGGAGAGAACAATGAGTATCACCTCAGAATAGAAGGAGGCGTCAATTACGAACAGAAGGTAAAGGACTATGCTGTCCAGATGGGAGATAGCCAGAAAGATGAATATTTCTATATGTTCCTCGCCGAAGTATTACCGGTAGAAGGAGAAACCTATCGCCGTAATTTCCGTATCTGGGCACACAATATAGAATGGCTGTCGCGTAAATGTAATCGTGCCGGGTATATCTTCATGGGGAACCCGAATGACCGTTCGACTACCCAGCCGCAGCAGCATTTCTATATCTATTTTATGCCTGTCTTTGATAGAGTTGGGAAATCATATCCTGCAGAAAAAGATAGTATTTTCTTCCTGATGGACGATTTGAGCGATGAGTTTAAACAGAAAGTCACACTCTATGGTTCCGCCCTTGCGCAAGAAGGTAGTGCAAGTAGCGATGAAAAGCCTCGATACAAGCAACTTCGTGAAAAATTCTTCAAGGAGGCTCGTGAACTCTTCAACCAGCAGTTCTTGACCAAAACCATGGTTGAGTATTTGGGAGAAAAGCATCCTATGCAGGCAATGCAGGGTGCGCAGGCAGAATCAAAAATAGATGCCATCAATGCGGTCACTTCTTATATTATGGAACCGCACTTCGAGACAGAAAACCCGTATTACCCGAAGTTTTCCAATTTGCAACAACCATTGACACAAGATAACCGGGAGAACCTTTTGCGTTCTGCCCGTGCTAAGATAGCTAGTCCTGCCACCATTAACCGAAATGGAGAAGCCATCTTGATGGGACTTGGATTGTGGGAAGATGGTCGTCTTGCTACCGATCACTCTCAATATGCCCGTAGCCTTAGGCAGAAATTGGAAGCAAAAGGTGGTCAAGTACTCAATAGGGATGAGATATTGGAATTGTTCTTCGATGAAACGCACGAATACATCTCTTCTGATTTTCATATCGAGGCCGATCTGCAAATGTTGGTTATGGCAACCATGGCCGCCTTGGGAGAGATAGAGATTGTGTTACAAGGAGGAACTCGTATTAATGCCAGTAACATAGCAGACATCAATAAACTGAATCCGCAAGATAATTATACATTCTCGAATATCTGCCCGCCTAAGAACCTTAACGCCGCTTTGGTGCGTGAGTTGATGCTGGGTTTATTGGGGGCAGACCGCACCAATGAGTTGGATAGTCCGAATAGCAGTGTGTTTGCTGATTTGTTGAGCAAGGCACAAACCGTCGAAAATCAGGTGGTGAAGTTACAGCACAAGATTCAAGGAGGCTATCGTTTTGCCGGTGACATTGAAGTGATCTCAAGCGAAGAAGCTTCGGAATTTGACAAGGAACTTGTTCGTTTAAAAGGCATTTGCAACCAACTTCAGCGATACAACACCAAAGCCAAGATGCGCAATATTGATTGGTCTATCGATGTGGTTAAAAAAGCCATGAACGGAACTTTGCGGAAGCTGGATGACACAGAACGTATGCTGGAAGAGTTGAATGTCTTCAAGGATATGATTGGCTATCTACGCACTGCGCTGTCCAACATCAATGAGCCCAATCTCAAAGAGGATATTATCGCAGGTATTAGCAATATTAAAGAGGTAATAGGCCAGGACAAAACTGTGGTTGATAACTATAAATCAGAACTTAAGACCCTAAAAGAGCGATATGCCGATTGGTATATGAGCGAATATTTAAAAGCACATATCAGTGAGATTGACTATAGCAAGGCACAGAAACTTAGGGCCAATGACTATAAACAGGTGTGCGATACTATTCGCGATGCACCTTTCATTAACCCTTCCCGGTATGATGCATGGTTAAGAAAATTAGCACTGCTGCAAGTTGTGAATCCAACTGTCAGTAAGCAGACAATTCTATCCATGCCCACAGCTCCCGATGGCTTCAATCCCACACTTCAGCGAGAGCCGCTGCCTCAAATTGGAGATTTACAGGATGAATTAAACGAAATCTATGCTGAATATGAGCAACAATTCCGTGATGCTCTGGATGATCCTACAACTAAGCGCAATCAGGAGATGCTGAGCCATCAGGAAAAGACCATGATTCAGCAGTTTGCCGATGGAGTGATCAAACTCAATCGGCAGTATGCACATCCGTTGATAGAAATTATTACTAAATTACAGCGTAGTTTCACCAAAATCGAGATCAATCATGGGGATATGCTTCGAATCTTTTCTAAGCCTATGACTAAGCAACAAGCTATTGAGGCTTTGGCTGAATACATAGAGGCCCAAAGCCGTGGACACCGTCCGGAAGATGTACGTATCATAATCAAATAA
- a CDS encoding virulence RhuM family protein, producing MVQPILMLVRLEDEIVWLDQYQMGDLFKTDRTSILRHIRNIYNSEESLEEATCAKIAQVRKEGKREVTRKISYYNLDLIISVG from the coding sequence ATGGTACAGCCAATCTTGATGTTAGTTAGATTGGAGGACGAAATTGTTTGGTTAGATCAGTACCAAATGGGCGATCTTTTTAAAACAGACAGAACTTCTATTTTAAGGCATATTCGAAATATTTACAATTCGGAAGAATCACTTGAAGAAGCAACTTGTGCAAAAATTGCACAAGTACGAAAAGAAGGCAAACGTGAAGTAACACGTAAAATATCCTATTATAATTTAGATCTGATTATTTCAGTGGGATAA